In Nocardia sp. NBC_01327, the genomic stretch CCGCCGTGACCATCCCCGTCTCGGTGGATATCGAATCCGGCTACGCCCAGAAGCCCGCCGACCTGATCAACGGTCTGCTCGACGCGGGCGCGGTCGGCCTCAATATCGAGGATTCCGTGCACAGCGAGGGCGGCCGCCTGCGCACCCCCCAGGAGCACGCCGACCTGGTCGCGGAACTCCGCCAAGCCGCCGACACCGCCGGCGTCCACTTCGTCATCAACGCCCGCACCGACGTCTTCCTCCGCCAGGACACCGGCACCCCCGCCGAACGCCTCGAAAGCGCCCTCACCCGTTTACATCTCGCCGCCGAAGCCGGCGCCGACGTCCTCTACCCCGTAGGCCGCCACGACCCCGAAACCCTCCGCACCCTCTGCACCGACCTCCCCC encodes the following:
- a CDS encoding isocitrate lyase/PEP mutase family protein; this encodes MTLKEQAVTFLGLHQPGNPVILPTVWDAWSAKLVQEAGFSALTVGSHPLANSLGKEDKEGMTFPEVTARIREITAAVTIPVSVDIESGYAQKPADLINGLLDAGAVGLNIEDSVHSEGGRLRTPQEHADLVAELRQAADTAGVHFVINARTDVFLRQDTGTPAERLESALTRLHLAAEAGADVLYPVGRHDPETLRTLCTDLPLPINAIGIPAEANRPALAESGVARVSFGPFLQNALSEHANTLLTPWR